From the genome of Hymenobacter gelipurpurascens:
CGGAGTAGAAGGCCCAGCCAGGCCCCGCGCCCAGCTGCACACGGCTGGTGATGCCGCGCAGGTTGCTGATTTCAAAACCACCCAGCGCGTACGCCCGGAAACGGCCCTTGTAGTAGTAGGGAGTAGCGTTGAGCAGCAATTCCCGCTCCTTCAGAAACCCATCCTGCTTGCCATAAATAAAGCTGCCACTCATTGGCAAGCCGTAGTGCAGGCCTCGCGTAAACGTGACGGTGTGCGCCGTGGAAAGCAGCGTCCGGCTCACGCCACCGCGGCTGTAAGCGCCCGTCAGCTGGCCTGTGTACACAATGAGCGTGGTGTCGCGCTGTTGTTGGTTTTGGGCTTTGGCCGTGGGGGAGAGGCCTAGCAGAAACAACGAGCAGGAGAGTAGCAGGTACAGAAGGCGCATAGGCTATAGGGCTACGAAAAGCGGCAGAAGCACAAGTATACGGCCCGATTTTTTGGGGTGCGCGCTATTGTCGAGTACAGGAATATTCAGATATCCCTACTTTTAGCCGTCCATCACGCTACCAGCACCCGATATGAGCAGTATGATTCAGTTCGTGGCCAACCACGACGACCTTTCCACCGACAAAGGGTTTCAGTTCAAATTCTACTGCGACAAGTGCCGCAACGGCCATATGTCCAGATTTCAGCCGAACAGCATCGGTATTGCGGGCGAGCTGATGCGGGCCGCTGGCAGCCTGTTTGGCGGCAGCTTTTACGATGCCGGCAACGCGGCTTACCACGTGCAGCGCGCCATTGGCGGCAAAGCCCATGATGCAGCCCTGGACAAAGCCGTGCAGGAGGGCAAGCAGTACTTCAAGCAATGCACCCGCTGCGGCAGCTGGGTGTGCCCCGACGTGTGCTGGAACCACAGCGCTAGCCTCTGCGAAACCTGCGCCCCCGACGAGCAAGAGGAGTTAGCGTCCCAACAGCGCCAAGCCGCCAGCGAGCAAATCCGAACGAAAACGCGGGAGCAGGATTATACTAAAGAGCTTGATTTCCTCAATACCAGTGGCCTAGTGCAATGCCAGAGCTGCCAGACTAAGCTGGCACCCGGCCAGAAGTTTTGCCCCAACTGTGGCACGCCCAGCGTCGTGGCCCAAGCCAAGGAAAAATTCTGCGTGGGTTGCGGTAGTAGCATGAAGCCTGATCAGAAGTTCTGCGCTGATTGCGGGAGTAAGCAGTAGGCTGCTGTCAATGACAAAGCTAAGCTGCCTTTCTCTAGGCCTGTGTTTGACACTGCTAACCTCATCGGTCATGGGAAGTGAAAAGTGGTTCTATGTCGACAAGAATGGACAAAAAGTAAAGTAACTATGTGGCTTTAGCGTGTCGGCAGCATATAACATGGCCCCGGCTGCGTCAAGCAACTGGGGCCATGTTATATGCACTCAGCCAGTAGGTACTCCCGGTGGGCAATTGCCTTTTCCAGGGTCTACACTGCCTTTATTTAGTTGAAGCCAGGAAGGTATAGTATCTTATTTTGTATATATTTATCCTGATGGCCTTGCAAGCGCGACGGGCACGCTGAGGAGGAGTGCAGCGTCCTTAAAAACCGATTATACTTGATGACAGAAGGGATGAAGGAGAAGCGCTTTTCCAGGTATAGCAGGTATTGTGTAGTAATTCTGACCGTGGCTATTTGGGCGCTTTTGGCCTGGAGCCATTTCCATAGAGGGGTACCTAGTCACCATTTCCTGGCACAGAAAGAGATGCCTGCCATTTCCAATTGGTGGGGTGGGGTTTTGCTTCCATTGCTTACTTGGCTTCTATTGCACCGCGTGCAAAAGAAAGCCTTTCATAGGGGAAGCTCTT
Proteins encoded in this window:
- a CDS encoding DUF481 domain-containing protein — its product is MRLLYLLLSCSLFLLGLSPTAKAQNQQQRDTTLIVYTGQLTGAYSRGGVSRTLLSTAHTVTFTRGLHYGLPMSGSFIYGKQDGFLKERELLLNATPYYYKGRFRAYALGGFEISNLRGITSRVQLGAGPGWAFYSDSLGREVSVSNLIIREKTNFRDGTSRLTTRNSARLKVAYSRSVFTFSSLTFYQPSVVDFGDYRFSNLTTLALKLPRKFSVNFSYNYTHESRVIEGRFPDNTNVTVGVAYSTSR
- a CDS encoding zinc ribbon domain-containing protein, translating into MSSMIQFVANHDDLSTDKGFQFKFYCDKCRNGHMSRFQPNSIGIAGELMRAAGSLFGGSFYDAGNAAYHVQRAIGGKAHDAALDKAVQEGKQYFKQCTRCGSWVCPDVCWNHSASLCETCAPDEQEELASQQRQAASEQIRTKTREQDYTKELDFLNTSGLVQCQSCQTKLAPGQKFCPNCGTPSVVAQAKEKFCVGCGSSMKPDQKFCADCGSKQ